The following proteins are co-located in the Besnoitia besnoiti strain Bb-Ger1 chromosome Unknown contig00007, whole genome shotgun sequence genome:
- a CDS encoding subtilisin SUB2 (encoded by transcript BESB_075320), producing the protein MCRQRGTVTRALSCPLVPLAFLSFAFLCRATLRTTGSGFARRLEASSDGSHEGRPDSPGDAAIDNGFLVGRQPQLADRAKAGVEPQRGSRDAVEKGCDGGTCSPLSFVEDGVFDVINPHIEGNERDELSWRAHHQVEGVAEEGSATEPAESKTQGDEGGGPTTQDRTGEAPAAGGGVSEGKVTEGERHRRGEGAQTALEPERAIEEESAPFAGRRAQPSGAERLAEGGEAKHVDQVRNPWALVDQLPPPSSPEGDYDEHEDENDPDGGDYLDGVGDGEDGASKPTHRSGAEADDGDAGASDGDGGVREADEVDGRRRRRRGRTKPVAGDDAGLPYTGSDPSEVVRGEEVSPPVSGGASEPADERQGRSEESLPASAPCPPWSPYPCHVLSPAPLSRPESPSSTELPATASPKSASGAAAEVSPRLQARKASNDGYWSGPGVFVGTAITVNARYVASQTVEGNGVHLAYDDQAFPPKQVLRKVALKNTSGRTIKVFVRTTSATFTPARRRVFNPPARFATPGKSLSDWWLPRSFATAKDSVSSLAEVLFGTASVGRSERQEEPAGSRSPPELTSIRNMLKHYKRFKRKNPGQPGELVIDVCKERVDEAHSSSPDSVPDAPAPASALQSSDGAVDPSAPPSPEVSATPDASSASASVPPSAAAGQSSHSDSTGVDATGDSGSSPSKGAQNKNGGKRRRRRKRKGRSRRRTKHRVTDVHSVLQTEEGTDLVGKIRASMTQLFGTPSTAVQMLVSTCHIVVALPAEGVTRAKLQELLETIQDTFGNNIEQWSFSEMVKLRSIVPDADARPRDKLIEKMQTLGANNSSRRMAKANEVHGLSMNQVSKRETPFEGTMPTDPALTSKLYGMYMVNATSAWMHGESGAETVVAVIDSGVSQHSDLDCNFWQNPLEEQDGRDDDGNGLVDDHRGYDFQDNKPEPEDRNGHGTHVAGIVGACADGEGIVGAAPNTKIMALRFMDSDGRGSMANSIRALSYAIEHGVHVINNSWGGGQATSVLRRVVQLSAVARNGKGILLVNAAGNELTNNDMVPSYPCNWDQENTISVAAVDMDGNLANFSNYGQHSVDLGAPGVKIYSTTPGNSYEHMSGTSMAAPHVSATAALVFGAFHKNGYDAPASEVKDIIRLTATHVPQLAAVTRWSSIPHARDAVLMARMGGMFAQAHCEDMIFELDPGQTHVIDLLLMGYRPGTFTAKLTFDVFSQEGDVLDQVKVPMTLFVSKSPGQNSPSDSEAASAFSDLITNLPAHPSEGFEELCRVQSKMSNEQGMSIMMIVGICLGVVAAVAALILVWLFCTKRKERPRRHEAKAEPRQRSRSPRGAREQNWAGGYVPGRELHFRPSETLLHFAGLDGAQSPEALPEGRRGRMGAKRAAGE; encoded by the exons ATGTGCCGCCAACGTGGGACCGTGACTCGCGCCTTGTCCTGTCCTCTGgtgccgctcgccttcctgtcATTCGCCTTCTTGTGCAGGGCGACGCTGCGCACAACGGGTTCTGGGTTCGCCCGTCGCCTCGAGGCCTCGTCTGATGGAAGCCACGAGGGGAGGCCTGACTCtccaggagacgccgcgatcGACAACGGCTTCCTCGTGGGTCGTCAGCCGCAGCTCGCAgaccgcgcgaaggcgggagtagagccgcagcgcggtTCCCGTGATGCTGTTGAAAAGGGCTGCGATGGTGGGACGTGTAGCCCTCTCAGTTTCGTCGAGGACGGTGTTTTTGACGTCATCAATCCGCACATCGAGGGGAACGAAAGAGATGAACTCAGCTGGCGGGCGCACCACCAGGTGGAGGGTGTAGCTgaggagggcagcgcgaCAGAACCGGCAGAATCGAAGACGCAAGGGGATGAGGGAGGAGGGCCTACGACACAGGATCGAACAggggaggcgcccgcggcgggtgGCGGCGTATCAGAGGGAAAAGTAacggaaggagagagacacagacgcggcgaaggagcgcaAACAGCGCTAGAACCCGAAAGAGCGATCGAAGAGGAATCCGCACCTTTCGCGGGGCGTAGAGCACAACCGAGCGGAGCAGAACGCCTCGCAGAGGGTGGAGAGGCAAAGCACGTCGACCAAGTGAGGAACCCGTGGGCGCTTGTCGATCAACTGCCACCACCCTCATCTCCGGAGGGTGACTACGACGAACATGAAGACGAGAACGATCCTGACGGAGGCGACTACTTAGACGGTgtcggcgacggagaggacggAGCTTCCAAGCCCACTCATCGATCGGGTGCGGAGGCTGACGATGGAGACGCTGGTGCGTCAGACGGGGACGGCGGCgtgcgagaggcagacgaagtcgatggacgaagacggcgcaggcgcggaaggaCGAAGCCCGtagcaggcgacgacgcggggcTCCCGTATACGGGTTCTGATCCTTCTGAAGTGGTAAGAGGCGAAGAGGTGTCTCCCCCAGTGTCCGGGGGTGCATCTGAGCCAGCAGATGAGAGACAAGGTCGGAGCGAGGAAAGCCTTCCTGCCTCTGCCCCGTGTCCGCCTTGGTCTCCCTATCCCTGCCATGTGTTGTCGCCCGCACCCCTCTCGCGGCCTGAATCTCCGTCGTCTACGGAGCTGCCCGCTACTGCTTCCCCAAAGtccgcgtctggcgccgccgccgaagtctctccacgcctccaggcgaggaaggcgtcgAACGATGGGTACTGGTCTGGACCCGGCGTGTTCGTTGGAACAGCCATCACCGTCAACGCGCGATACGTGGCCTCCCAAACAGTGGAGGGAAACGGAGTCCATCTTGCTTACGACGATCAGGCATTTCCTCCCAAGCAGGTGCTTCGCAAGGTCGCGCTGAAGAACACGTCCGGCCGCACAATCAAGGTCTTTGTGCGCACAACCAGCGCGACTTTCacgcccgcccgccgccgcgtatTTAACCCCCCCGCGCGTTTCGCGACTCCCGGCAAGTCCCTCTCGGACTGGTGGCTTCCTCGAAGCTTTGCCACGGCGAAGGATTCCGTCAGCTCGCTTGCCGAGGTCCTCTTCGGCACCGCCAGCGTCGGCAGGAGTGAACGACAGGAAGAGCCGGCGGGGAGCAGGAGCCCCCCCGAACTGACGTCCATCCGAAATATGCTCAAACACTATAAACGGTTCAAGAGAAAAAACCCTGGACAACCTG GCGAGCTGGTCATCGACGTCTGCAAGGAGAGAGTGGACGAGGCGCATTCCTCTTCACCTGATTCCGTGCCAGATGCTCCTGCTCCTGCTTCCGCGCTCCAGTCCAGCGACGGGGCTGTAGacccgtctgcgccgccttctcccgaGGTCTCAGCAACGCCTgacgcttcctccgcgtccgcttctGTCCCcccgtctgccgctgcgggaCAGAGTAGTCACAGCGACAGTACAGGAGTTGACGCTACCGGAGATTCCGGTTCGTCCCCTTCGAAGGGTGCTCAAAACAAAAACGGCGGGAaaaggcgacggagaaggaagcggaaggGGAGATCAAGGAGAAGGACAAAACACCGCGTCACAGATGTCCACAGCGTCCTGCAAACGGAAGAGGGAACAGATCTCGTGGGAAAAATTCGTGCCAGTATGACGCAACTTTTCGGCACTCCGTCGACCGCGGTCCAGATGCTCGTTAGCACATGCCACATTGTCGTGGCCCTGCCAGCAG AAGGTGTGACCAGAGCGAAACTTCAAGAGTTACTCGAGACGATCCAGGATACCTTCGGCAACAATATCGAACAGTGGTCCTTCTCCGAGATG GTCAAATTGCGGAGCATAGTtcccgacgcagacgcgcggcctcgcgacAAGCTGATAGAGAAAATGCAGACGCTAGGAGCAAACAACTCGTCGCGCCGAATGGCGAAGGCGAATGAGGTCCATGGCTTATCAATGA ACCAAGTCAGCAAGAGGGAAACACCATTTGAGGGGACCATGCCCACTGACCCTGCGCTGACGTCGAAACTCTACGGCATGTACATGGTTAACGCGACAAGTGCGTGGATGCATGGCGAATCAGGCGCCGAGACGGTGGTAG CCGTCATCGATTCAGGGGTCAGTCAGCACTCGGATCTGGATTGCAACTTTTGGCAAAATCCGTTAGAAGAGCAAGACGGACGAGATGACGATG GCAACGGTTTAGTTGACGATCATCGTGGCTATGACTTCCAAGACAACAAGCCTGAGCCAGAGGATAGAAACGGGCACGGCACACATGTTGCGG GAATCGTTGGAGCGTGCGCGGATGGAGAAGGCATCGTCGGTGCGGCGCCGAACACCAAGATCATGGCTCTTCGATTCATGGACTCGGACGGCCGA GGGTCGATGGCGAACAGTATTCGGGCGCTGAGCTACGCAATCGAACATGGCGTCCATGTTATCAACAATAGCTGGGGAGGCGGCCAGGCGACTTCCGTCTTGAGACGTGTCGTGCAGCTCAGCGCAGTCGCTCGCAACGGCAAGGGCATTCTGCTTGTCAACGCTGCGGGCAATGAATTAACGAACAACGATATGGTGCCTTCGTACCCTTGCAACTGGGACCAAGAAAACACCATCAG TGTGGCGGCAGTCGATATGGACGGCAACTTGGCGAACTTCAGCAACTACGGGCAGCACTCTGTTGACCTGGGGGCGCCTGGTGTCAAAATTTACTCAACCACGCCAGGAAACTCGTATGAGCATATGTCGGGCACTTCGATGGCTGCTCCACACGTCTCAG CTACTGCGGCTCTCGTGTTTGGCGCGTTCCACAAAAACGGGTAtgacgcgcccgcgtccgAAGTGAAGGATATCATCCGCCTCACGGCCACGCACGTCCCACAACTCGCGGCTGTCACGCGTTGGAGCAGCATTCCGCACGCCCGTGACGCCGTGTTG ATGGCGAGAATGGGAGGGATGTTCGCACAGGCGCACTGCGAAGATATGATCTTCGAGCTGGATCCTGGCCAGACTCACGTCATCGATCTCCTTCTGATGGGCTATCGCCCTGGAACCTTTAC GGCGAAGTTAACGTTCGACGTCTTCAGCCAGGAAGGAGACGTGCTGGACCAAGTCAAAGTCCCCATGACCCTCTTTGTTTCCAAGTCGCCTGGCCAGAACTCGCCGAGCGACTCAGAAGCCGCGTCAGCTTTCTCCGACCTTATTACGAACTTACCGGCGCATCCGTCTGAAGGCTTCGAAGAGCTCTGTCGCGTGCAGTCAAAGATGAGCAATGAGC AGGGCATGTCGATCATGATGATCGTCGGCATCTGTCTCGGTGTGGTAGCTGCCGTTGCAGCACTGATTTTAGTTTGGCTGTTCTGCACAAAGAG AAAAGAGCGCCCTCGACGacacgaggcgaaggctgaaCCGCGCCAGAGAAGCCGGTCCccgcgaggagctcgcgagCAAAACTGGGCAGGTGGCTACGTACCTGGGAGGGAGCTGCACTTCCGGCCGTCGGAGACGCTTCTGCATTTTGCGGGTTTAGATGGAGCTCAGAGCCCCGAAGCGCTGCCGGAAGGGCGTCG GGGTCGCATGGGAGCCaagcgagcggcgggcgagtAG
- a CDS encoding uncharacterized protein (encoded by transcript BESB_075310): MEMGQGEEKSPGVHAWSTADSATVVTESLALSSVIPRPQSPASPTRSPAARSRGDEEGHGEAFDPRDTSESIPSEAGTRRGIRASETRALKEHLRGGAERLGSPGWSVDGLETEVPVLESPGYADRGESLIALSQLLHRRGKESAKRISVAGRRLPRTEMPWSRDRNREKKLCNKDESRAGSSESQRPAETEHHAMTVSELRGLALSVEELEAAVQAVATGTSSRASGLVFHFSPAESESDQQPQQGKVYLKGNQKTGEVNGDAAELVAEDRTTRRSWTQQATRLAPEADSPMDPDAWMPFESPRLAAAPPGPEASGAASGERSAVARPSFSVCAVSLPRLSRQPSVQAEAQPTVSPGVPPSSVPSRSQSPPKERADSRRDSPRRCAWPRSWSPQPAVLSISSSPSPSAEGGAGECASTSQRARPGSGYVWSKGFSLPLGKLGRQKLLRLVRRKYRLDRAFWGPRLREHGFEVTRFPRLGVEQLWAVAHLVGVFDNACQIAQEHASRCAGEATKSSSSSQPLPISSSFSSSSLSSTQSGSTCPPSLDARAGGGRTRRRGDEPAASPLREGVRERLAAAPEESPDNRESRPALRPQRECLHAAAGAHAFLDREAEPEDTTLTARISPEVRLIDRFEACSEERLSNGSPQLGSIQARAKEGKHCRESLGRASDLTCGTAWRCAREEAMRDSVSLDGRWGPADELVRIHSERGRAADLLDKEKELEQTYRSACTLWRKVQECVTLVPETETEDAPAACNDRALSHLSASSSCHSPIPSAPANAGNIFEAVRPRASGAREGDRNCILHRERQRPSGKQVEILWDDGLPSSHSAESPFVWPSFPAALRPSSGTEEAPPSFVYHWGSPEFQIAVAPKRPAGASSPPPGLSYLSTSLLRQFVRAKGPRHPFPSSHQRGDVEGDLDTASPCPWRPLALDRDAATPQVHRGTQRCVRDWARHRSPDEAVEEFCRLLAETQNEKQRVSSRMPAHLSLLRPPVSDNEISASNLRVPHPPCASAPQNWSECELAAQWTSDTAACSPRQTQSRFAPSLSFFPTTPASSFCPRDAPEWTRPVERARLRTNQPHTPEDCGAGEAHEVRRSLKRLALPEIRLHRRRRADIPGNHAPVLSSHSPFDAHKGFDSDSQAGHSGFAVGASKRRRLDPETVAFTGRSHQRRLEILESQTRSLQREVASLKMHLAMAR, translated from the coding sequence ATGGAGATGGGAcaaggagaagagaagagccCAGGAGTGCATGCCTGGTCTACAGCTGATTCGGCGACGGTCGTGACGGAGAGTCTGGCGCTGAGTTCGGTCATCCCTCGTCCACAGAGtccggcgtcgccgacacgatcccctgcagcgcgctccagaggcgacgaagaaggccaCGGAGAAGCCTTCGATCCTCGAGACACGAGCGAAAGTATCCCCAGCGAGGCTGGCACGAGGAGGGGAATCCGTGCTAGCGAGACGAGGGCTCTGAAGGAACACCTACGCGGCGGGGCTGAGCGCCTGGGCTCGCCAGGTTGGTCTGTTGACGGCCTCGAGACGGAGGTTCCTGTCTTGGAGAGCCCAGGATACGCCGATCGGGGTGAATCGCTAATCGCCTTAAGTCAGCTTCTTCACCGGCGAGGAAAAgagagcgcgaagagaaTTAGTGTTGCTGGGAGACGCTTACCCCGCACGGAAATGCCTTGGAGCCGAGAccgaaacagagagaaaaaactaTGCAACAAAGACGAAAGCCGCGCcggaagcagcgagagccAGAGACCCGCCGAGACCGAACACCACGCCATGACTGTCTCCGAGCTGAGAGGTTTAGCCCTCTCAGTCGAGGAGCTGGAAGCAGCTGTTCAAGCCGTCGCCACGGGCACGTCCTCCAGGGCTTCAGGCCTTGTGTTTCATTTCTCTCCAGCAGAAAGTGAAAGCGACCAACAGCCACAGCAGGGCAAAGTTTACCTAAAAGGCAACCAGAAAACAGGGGAAGTCAATGGAGACGCAGCTGAACTCGTGGCAGAAGACAGAACCACGCGACGTAGCTGGACGCAACAGGCTACCCGTCTCGCGCCCGAGGCGGATAGTCCGATGGATCCCGACGCCTGGATGCCGTTCGAGTCTccgaggctcgcggcggcgccaccaGGCCCAGAGGCTTCAGGAGCCGCGTCGGGAGAGCGTTCGGCTGTCGCACGTCCCTCGTTTTCCGTGTGTGCCGTTTCGCTCCCCCGTTTGTCGAGACAGCCTTCAGttcaggcggaggcgcagcctaCGGTCTCACCAGGCGtgccgccgtcctctgtTCCTTCGCGCTCTCAGTCACCGCCCAAGGAGCGCGCCGACTCGCGGCGTGACTCCCCCCGGAGGTGCGCCTGGCCTCGGTCTTGGTCGCCCCAGCCTGCAGTGCTGTCCATTTCCTCTTCCCCATCTCCgtccgcggaaggcggcgccggtgaATGTGCCTCGACAAGCCAAAGGGCTCGCCCCGGCTCTGGCTACGTCTGGTCCAAGGGGTTTAGCTTGCCGCTGGGGAAACTGGGGCGGCAAAAGCTTCTTCGTCTGGTGCGGCGAAAGTATCGGCTGGACCGCGCGTTCTGGGGCCCTCGTTTGCGGGAGCACGGCTTCGAAGTGACGCGTTTTCCTCGCCTGGGAGTCGAGCAGCTCTGGGCTGTCGCCCACCTGGTAGGCGTCTTCGACAACGCGTGCCAGATTGCTCAGGAACACGCTTCCCGATgtgcgggcgaggcgacgaaaTCCAGTTCTAGCTCTCAGCCGCTTCCCATTTCCTCGTcgttctcctcgtcgtctctgaGTTCGACTCAAAGCGGCTCCACGTGCCCGCCCAGTCtagacgcacgcgccggcggaggtcGGACGAGACGGCGTGGGGACGAACCTGCCGCTTCCCCCTTGAGAGAGGGGGTGAGGGaacgcctcgctgcggcgccagaAGAGAGCCCAGACAACCGTGAGAGCAGGCCTGCCCTCCGACCCCAGAGGGAATGCCTCCATGCAGCTGCCGGTGCTCACGCGTTCCTGGATAGAGAAGCGGAGCCGGAGGACACAACTCTCACGGCTCGCATCTCGCCAGAGGTCAGGCTGATAGACAGGTTCGAGGCCTGCAGTGAAGAACGACTTTCGAATGGAAGTCCACAACTGGGATCCatccaggcgcgcgcgaaagaaGGCAAGCACTGTCGAGAGAGTCTCGGGCGCGCCTCAGACCTTACATGCGGAACTGcttggcgctgcgcgcgcgaagaagcgatgAGAGACAGCGTCTCCTTAGACGGGAGATGGGGACCAGCAGATGAGCTTGTGAGAATACACTCTGAGCGGGGCCGCGCCGCTGATCTCCTTGACAAAGAGAAAGAATTGGAACAAACTTATCGGTCTGCTTGCACACTGTGGCGGAAAGTCCAAGAGTGCGTCACCCTCGTGCCTGAAacggagacagaagacgcgccggcagcgtgCAACGATCGCGCGCTTTCTCACCTGAGCGCAAGCAGTTCTTGTCATTCGCCGATTCCATCGGCTCCGGCGAACGCTGGTAACATCTTTGAAGCTGTAAGGCCCCGCGCCTCTGGTgctcgcgaaggcgaccgTAATTGCATTCTTCACagggagcggcagcgaccgAGCGGAAAACAAGTGGAGATACTTTGGGACGACGGCTTGCCATCGTCGCACTCAGCCGAGTCGCCCTTTGTCTGGCCTTCTTTCCCCGCTGCCCTACGTCCATCATCAGGcaccgaggaggcgccgccgtcatTCGTCTACCATTGGGGATCCCCAGAGTTTCAGATTGCGGTTGCCCCGAAAcggcctgcgggcgcctcgtcgccccctcCAGGCCTTTCCTATTTGTCCACGAGTTTGCTGCGTCAGTTTGTGCGCGCCAAGGGTCCCCGCCatccttttccttcttcgcatCAACGAGGAGATGTCGAAGGGGATCTCGACACTGCATCGCCCTGCCCCTGGCGGCCTCTTGCACTCGACAGGGACGCAGCAACGCCTCAGGTGCACCGCGGCACGCAGAGATGTGTGAGGGATTGGGCGCGTCATCGCTCGCCAGACGAAGCGGTTGAAGAGTTCTGTCGTCTCTTGGCGGAAACACAAAACGAGAAACAGCGCGTAAGCTCACGCATGCCTGcccatctctctctcctgcggccgcctgtGAGCGACAACGAAATCTCAGCAAGCAACCTCCGAGTGCCACACCCGCcgtgcgcctcggcgccacAGAACTGGTCTGAATGCGAACTCGCAGCTCAGTGGACAAGCGACACTGCCGCGTGCTCACCGCGCCAAACGCAGAGTCGGTTCGCGCCCAGTCTGTCTTTTTTCCCGACTACTCCAGCTTCTTCGTTCTgcccgcgagacgcgccagAGTGGACTCGCCCGgtcgagcgcgcgcgcctccgaaCAAACCAGCCGCACACGCCAGAAGACTGCGGAGCTGGAGAAGCGCACGAAGTCCGCAGAAGCTtgaagcgcctcgcccttcctGAGATCCGCCTCCAtcggagaaggagagcggACATCCCCGGAAACCACGCGCCTGTACTGTCCAGTCACAGTCCGTTTGATGCGCATAAAGGCTTCGACAGCGACAGCCAGGCGGGGCACAGCGGGTTCGCCGTCGGTGCTAGCAAGAGACGGAGACTCGACCCCGAAACTGTCGCATTCACAGGTCGGTCGCACCAGAGGAGACTGGAGATTCTCGAGAGCCAAACGCGCTCTCTGCAACGGGAAGTCGCCAGCCTCAAAATGCACCTGGCGATGGCGAGATAA